AAAATCAAACCCTTAACAGTATCAATATCCGAGTCAAGGAAAGCCGCACCAATAATCGCTTCAACGCTATCAGCGATAATGGAGTCGCGGCGAAAACCACCACTTTTCAACTCTCCCGGCCCTAAAATCAAGCAATCACTTAGAACAAATTCACGCCCTATTTCAGCTAACATTTTTCCGCACACTAAGGTCGCACGCATGCGACTTAAATCACCTTCATCCACATTAGGAAAACGGGTGTAAAGATCCGTCGAAATTGCAAAACTTAAGATTGAATCCCCTAAAAACTCCAATCGTTCGTTATGATTTCCCAAGGCACTGCGATGAGTGAGCGCTTGTTTGAGTAAATTAAAATCTTTAAAGGTATAACCGATGCGTCTTTCTAAACGTTTTAATTCGTCATTCTTAATACTCATTACTTAACACCACCGATACGATCAAATCGAATACCACTGGGTACCCAAGTAGGAAGAAAATCATCGCGGTGACGGTAGAACTCAAAACTTACCCAAATTGCAACGGCTTTACCCACTAAATTCTGCTCCGGAACAAATCCCCAATAACGGCTATCTTTACTGTTATCTCGGTTATCCCCCATGACAAAGTAATTACCTTCAGGCACAATCCATTCATAGGCGTAGGTATCTGCTTGCTGATAATAATAAGCGACATGGTCGCTACGCAGCGGATTGATTAATACTTTATGGGCCACTTCACCTAATATTTCGCTATAAACTTGCATCATACTCTCTTCATCGGCAAAATCTTGCTCACCGATATACTGCGTATCAACGGCTTTATAGTTACCACATTTTTCTTTTTCACATGCAGGAACAAGATAAAGGCGCTTATCTTTATAAACAATTTTATCCCCCGGTAAACCAACAACACGCTTGATGTAATCAACACGAATATCTTCTGGGTATTTAAATACCGCGATATCACCGCGTTTAGGCTCGCCAACTGGGATCAGTGTATTTTGCCAAACAGGCTCTTTGACACCATAGGAAAATTTTTCAACTAAAATAAAATCACCAACTAATAGGGTGGGCATCATTGAACCCGATGGAATTTGAAAAGGCTCATATAAAAAAGAGCGCAAGACAAAAACAATCGCAATGACGGGAAACAGTGATCGCGCATTTTCGATGATCACATTTTCAGGATAGATACCTGCCAATGTTTGTTCATCTAATACCCCTTCCACTTTATCCTGTGCTGCTTGTCTAGCAGCAACTCGTTTAGGCCCCCATATAAATTTATCAAGCAGCCAGACAATACCGGTAACAAAGGTTAATATAACCAAAATAAGTGCAAACGTATTTGCCATTTTCATTCCTATTATTTAGATTTTCTTTTATTCAATCAGATTATTTAAGCTGACATGTAGGCACATATCCGTTTAACTAATATGACTACCAATTATGCGTAAACAACTTGAATACGCAGATTTTTGACCTGTTTATATAAAGCGAAAAATGCGCTGTTTAAAAAAACAGCGCATTTTTGCCATTTACTCTATGGGTTGGGACAGCTATTTATCTTTGCCAATATGCAACACCGCAAGGAATGCTTCCTGAGGAATATCAACATTACCGACAGACTTCATTCGCTTTTTACCCTCTTTTTGTTTCTTCAATAGTTTTTTCTTACGGCTAATATCGCCGCCATAACATTTTGCAAGTACATTTTTAGTAAGCTGTTTTACCGTGGAACGGGCAATAATTTTCCCGCCTATCGCCGCTTGTATTGCAATATTAAACATTTGGCGAGGAATAAGCTCTTTCATTTTTTCAACGAGATCTCGACCATAGTTTTCGGAGTTACTACGATGCGTAATGAGCGCGAGCGCATCTACACGATCACCATTTATTAACACATCCACGCGCACCATATCCGCCAATTCAAAACGAATAAAATTATATTCCAGTGAAGCATAACCACGGCTGGTTGATTTCAAGCGGTCAAAGAAATCCATCACCACCTCTCCCATCGGGATATCATAGGTTAGCGCAACCTGATTACCATGATAGGCCATTTTCTTTTGCACACCGCGTTTATTGATACAGAGCGTAATAACATTACCTAAATATTCCTGCGGTACTAAAATATTACACTCCGCAATTGGTTCACGAATCTCTTTAATGCTATTTATCGCGGGTAGTTTAGCAGGACTATCAACATGTTGAACTTTGCCATCGTTCGTTTCTACTTCATAAATAACCGTTGGTGCAGTAGTAATTAAATCAAGATCATATTCACGCTCTAAACGCTCTTGAATAATCTCCATATGCAGTAAACCCAAGAATCCACAGCGGAAACCAAAACCGAGTGCCGATGAATTTTCTGGTTCATAAAATAGTGATGCATCATTAATACTCAACTTACCCAAGGCATCGCGAAAACTTTCGTAATCATCGGAGCTCACGGGGAACAAGCCAGCATAAACCTGTGGTTGCACGCGCTTAAATCCAGCCAAAGGTGCACTTGCTTCGTTGTTAGCAAGTGTTAATGTATCACCAACTGGCGCACCAAGAATATCTTTAATGGCTGAAATAACGTAGCCCACCTCACCCGCTTTTAAGATCCCCGTTTCTTTCTGTTTAGGCGTGAAATAGCCCACTTTGTTAACTAAGTGAACCTGACCAGTAGACATCACCTTCATGCGGTCACCAACTTTAATTTGGCCGTTTTTAATACGCACTAAGGAAACAACACCTTGATAGTTGTCAAACCATGAATCAATAATTAAGGCTTGTAATGGCGCATCAAGATCCCCCACTGGTGGCGGAATAGCACGCACAATTTCTTCTAACACCAAATCGACACCAAGCCCGGTTTTAGCAGAACAATGGACAGCTTCCGTCGCATCAATACCGATAATATCTTCTATCTCTTCAGCAACACGAATAGGATCGGCCGCAGGCAAATCTATTTTGTTCAGAATAGGTACAACTTCTAGGTCCATCTCCATTGCGGTATAACAGTTAGCAAGTGTTTGTGCTTCAACGCCTTGCCCTGCATCGACCACTAACAATGCCCCTTCACAGGCTGCTAATGAACGCGATACTTCATAGGAAAAGTCGACGTGTCCCGGCGTATCGATAAAATTAAGCTGGTAAGTTTGACCATCTTTGGCTTTATAATCGAGCGTCACACTTTGTGCTTTAATGGTAATTCCGCGTTCACGTTCAATCTCCATTGAATCGAGTACTTGCGCTTCCATTTCTCGAACCGTTAAGCCACCACAAATGCTGATTAAACGATCCGACAACGTTGATTTGCCATGATCGATATGGGCGATTATTGAAAAGTTACGAATATTTTTCATGAATACATTAAATACCTGTGTTATTGCATGCTGCATGCGCTGTAATATGGGCTTTCATAGCGACGCTTTCTAGACTTTAAAATGGAGCAAGAAGCTTCGATATATAAATGCTACGCATTCTAACGAATTAATCAATCCACCGCTATCTTTATGACACAATCCCCTTTTCAATAAAGATAGCAAACAAAGATATCGCCAATAGAATAGAAAATAATCACTTTTAATTTTTCACCAATCCTTTTTAAGCGTGTGCTATTTCACAAAACCAACCTACTTATGTTCAATAAGCACCTATTATTGTTAACAGAATTGATCGTTTTAGCTTACAATATGTTTGCTTTTTTTAGGGAACAGTAACGGCAAGGAGCAAATTAATTTGTGCAGCCAACAACCGAAAAAAGAGATTCTTAATCATTATTCAATCCATATCGCATCTATCGATGTCGATGTTTTTCTATCTATCTTTGAGGTTATTTAATTATGAAATCAAACACATCTGTGTTGCTTTCTGTCGCAGTGGCGATATTAGGATTTATCGTTATTTCTGTATCAGGCATTAATATACCTGGTCAATATTTATTTGTTATTGGCGCTTTAGCAACGGGGCTTGCCATTCAATTTATTCCAACAACTAAATCAACGAACACAAGTGAAGAAGCAAACACTGCAGATTTTACAACTGCGACACTTTATGTTGGAAACTTACCTTATCGCGCAAATGAGATGGCTATCCGTACACTGTTTTCAGAGCATGGCAAAGTTATTTCAGTACGTTTAATGAAAGATAAGCACACGGTAAACGTCGTGGCTTTGGTTTTGTAGAAATGCCCGAGGAAGATGCTAAAAATGCTATCGCTGCATTAAATGAGTATGAATTTCAAGATCGCTCATTAAAAGTGCGTGAAGCGAATGAAAGAGCACCACGCAATGATGATAATAGCGAAAATTAGTCAATATTTATTGCTATCTGCATAAACGCCCTTTGGGCGTTTTTTTATGCCTGCTCGATATTATCATTGCAGGCGAGGTTAATTAAAAAAGCGAATTCCCTCGCCGTATCATGAAAAGGCTTAAATCGACCAGACTTACCACCATGACCCGCTTCCATATCCGTATACAACAGTAATTGATTGTTATCAGTTTTTAATGCCCGCAACTTGGCAACCCACTTCGCGGGCTCCCAATATTGGACGTTCGAATCATGTAAGCCTGTGGTGACTAACATGTTTGGATAATCCTGCCTTTTTACTTGATCATATGGACTATATGAGAGCATATAATGATAATAGTGTTCAATATTAGGATTTCCCCACTCATCATACTCTCCCGTTGTTAAAGGTATAGATTCATCGAGCATAGTCGACACAATATCAACAAAGGGGACTGCAGCAACAATACCGCAATATAGCTCGGCCGCATCATTGATAACCACCCCCATCAATAATCCTCCAGCACTGCCTCCCATGGCAAAAACCTTACTAGGATCTGCATAATTTTGTGTAATTAATCCTTTGGTCACATCTATAAAATCATTAAATGTATTTTTCTTTTTTAGCAGCCTTGCATCTTCATACCAAGCACGCCCAAGCTCCTCACCTCCTCTGACATGGGCCACCGCATATACAAAACCACGGTCTAATAGACTGAGATTAGCAGCACTAAAGGTAATATCTAAACTGTGTCCATAGGAACCATAGCCATAGATTAAAATAGGATTATGGTTATTGAAAAGTGCACGTCGGTAGACCAAAGTGACGGGAATATTGGTACCATCGCGGGCTACTATGGTAATTCGTTCACTTTTGTAATCACCACTTTCAAAACCACCCATCACAATGCGCTGTTTTAATATCTCAGTAACACCACTATTTAAGTCAAGCTCATAAACGGTTGTAGGCGTGGTAAAAGAGGTATATTGGTAACGAAATTTACTGCTATTAGGATCGGGATTGTAATGACTAAACACACTATAGGCAGGATCATTAAATGTAATGAGTTTAGATTCGCCGCTATTATAGTGAATTTGGCGTAGCTGAGGTAATCCTGCAGACCGTTCTTCAACAACTAACCAATCAGACATTAATTCAAAGTCTTCAAGTAATACCGCTTCTCGAGCTGAAATTAACGTTTTCCAATGTGCACTATCACTATTAACCGATACACGGGAAGTTTGTAAAGCAAAGTTTTTACCGGATAAATTCGTGCGTATGTAAAATAGGCCTTGGAAATGGTCAATCCGATATTCATGCCCTTCTGATCGCGGCAAAAATATCTGCGGCGGCTGTAGCGGATAATTAGCATCTAACAGCAAGCATTCCGACGTTGTACTGCTTTCAATATAAATAACGACATATTGTTCACAACGCGTTTTATATATATCAACATAAAAGCTTTCATCACTTTCTTGGTAAACTAATTGGTCATTTTCTATCGCATCCCCGAGCGTATGCCGATAAACTTGATAGGGCAATAAAGTCTTAGGATGTTGCTTAACATAAAAAACCGTTTTATTGTCATTTGCCCAAACGACGGCAGAAACATCTTCAATGATGTCATCAAGTACCTCGTTCGTTTGCAAGTTTTTAAAATAGAGCCGATATTGCCGACGACTAATAACATCCTCAGAAAAAGCCAATAGCATGGCGTTGCTTGATAGTGTTAAATCACCTAATTCATAATACTCATGCCCTATTGCGCGCTGATTGCAATCCAGATAAATCTCATCTGCAGCATCCATTGTTCCTTCATGTCGACTATAAATAGGGTAATCTTTGCCTTCATCAAATCGCGATAAATAGTAAAAGCCATTTTTAAAATAAGGAACCGTACTTAGCGCAGGCTCTTGTCGCGCGACCATCTCTTTATATAAGGTATTTTGTAATGTCGCTAATGGTGCCATTTCATGCTCTGTATAGGCATTTTCTTGTTTAAGATAATTTAACACGTCAGCGGATTCGCGTTTATCATCTCGTAGCCAAAAATAATCATCACAGCGTTGATGACCATGCATCTCGTGAATATACCGTTTTTTCGGTGCGTAAGGGGCATAACGTTTATTAGCAGTTTGCATGGCTTGCTCAATGATGATTTAAAGAGGGGAAATATTAACACTCGCTAATAGATTGGCAAAGCATGCCTTGAAATAGAGTAGTGAAAGGAAGCATTAATTCAAGAAGAGTAAATGGATATAAAAAAACAGCTCCCAAGGGAGCTGTTTGATGTATTGATTTAACCTTTATTACCACCTGCGGTTAAACCACCTACTAACCATTTTTGTGCGAGCATGAACACAACGGTAATCGGTATTGCCGATAGAACCGCTGCGGCTGCGAAATCGCCCCATAAATAGTTTTGTGGGTGCAGATACTGTTGCATACCAACCGCTAAGGTATAGTTCTCAACAGGGACGTCAACTAACAATAATGAAGCAACTGGCACTTCAGTAACTGCAGCCACAAATGACAGGATAAATACCACGGCTAGAATAGGCACAGAAAGCGGTAATAACACCAACCTAAATGCCTGCCAAGGTGTCGCACCATCTAACGATGCAGCCTCTTCTAGAGAAACATCAATCGTTTCAAAATAACCTTTGATAGTCCAAACATGTAATGCAATACCGCCTAAATAAGCAAAGATTAAGCCCCCGTGAGTATTTAAACCAAGGAATGGGATATAGTCACCAACTTTATCGAATAATGCATATAACGCCACTAACGCAAGCACAGCTGGGAACATTTGAAATATTAACATCCCTTCTAACAATACTTTTTTACCCGCAAATTTCATTCGAGCAAATGCGTAAGCAGATGTTGTTGATAATACAACAACTAATATTGACGTAATACCTGCTACTTTCACCGAGTTCCATAGCCAGCTCAAAACCGGAAATGGAGGCGCTGAAATAGTTCCATCGGCATTAGTGACACTTAAACCTAATGCAAGTCGCCAGTGATCTAGCGTTGGGTTATCAGGAATTAACGATCCCGCTGCGAAGTTACCTTCTCGAAACGAGATGGCAATAATCATCAATAGTGGAAATAAAATCGTTGCACAAAAGATTAATAAAAATGCATGGGCAAACCAGACGCGTTTTTGTTCATTTTTAGATTTAACAATAGCCATTAGATTGTTCCTTTAAGAAGCTTGTTGTTTTTTCGAAGCACGTAGGTTAATAAATGCTAACACAGCAACCATCAAGAAGATTATTGTTGCAATCGCACTTGCCAAGCCAAAGTCTTGACCACCACCACCTTCAAAGGCGATACGGTATGTATAACTAACCAATAAGTCTGTATGACCAGCTGGAGTCGAAGAACCGATAATATCCGGCGTACCGTTGGTTAATAGTTGAATCAATACAAAGTTATTAAAGTTAAAGGCAAAACTTGCAATCAGTAGTGGCGTTAACGGTTTAATGATTAATGGGAAAGTTATTTTAAAGAAATTATCTAACGGTCCCGCACCATCAATTGCAGAGGCTTCATATAAATCACTCGGAATTGATTTTAATAGACCCATACATAGGATCATTACATAGGGGTAACCTAACCATGTATTAACAATTAAGAGCATTGCTTTTGCTAAATAAGGTTCAGTAAACCACTTTAATTGAACACCGAAAATTGCATTTAGAAGTCCATTTATCTCACCAAAGCTTTGGTTAAATAAACCTTTAAATATCAAAATAGATATAAAAGCGGGTACCGCATATGGCAGTATTAACAGCATACGGTAAATTGCTTTACCTTTTAACTCATCCCACTGCACAACCGTTGCTAGTACAAGGCCCACAGCCAGAGTAAAGAATACTGAGCCACCAGCAAAAATAATTGTCCAGATAAAAATTTGTAAGAATGGTCCTTGAATACCTTTATCGAGGAAAATACGAGCAAAATTATCCCAACCGTTATTAACCACAAATCCAGGTGTCAATAACTGACCTGAGAAATTACCATTTGCATCAACACCCTGATAATTACCGACTTCAAAATTCGGTTTAATAGTCGTGCCATCAACTTGATTAATTAATGTACCTTGATCATCAGCAGCAGCATACAGAGGTACAACTTCAGAAAACTTACGTAATCCCTGCATAGAGAGAACTTTTTCATCAATGGTATACAGTTTTAATTTACTTAAATTACTACGGTTTTGAACAAGGAATCGAACTTTAGCAAGCTCACCAACTCTCTCATCACCAGCGACTTTTAAGTTAACATTTTCCTCAACTGAACTTAATGTTAACGGGGCTGTAACAAAAACGTCCTCACCTTTACTTAAGTAAAGCTGAATCTTTTCGTCATCTAAAATATAGACATCAAATTTATAACTTGTTCCTGGCTTTTCATAGGTTTGTGCTAGAAATTGTGATTCAACACGTTCAAATGTTAATTGATTCGCACCACTATAGTTAGTAAAGGCGATACCGACCGTATACATAAGTGGGAATATGATGAATAAGAACATTGCCGCTATGCCAGGATATACATAACGATGAGCGTATGTATCTTGACGTGCAAAAACAACCACACCCGAGGAGACCAAAACAAGGGTTACTAACGCAAACACAATTTCGTCTTGTGCATACATCAAAACAACTGCATAACCCGCTATTAATGAAATAAGTGTTAATAATCCCCACTTAATCCAATTCGCACTAGAAGACGGTGCATTTTCCGATTTAATAGATAGTTCCATAAATTCCTCAGAGGTAAAACTCAATCAATAAAGACTCTTAGAGTGACTACCCTAAGAGCCTCTTTTTACTTACTATTGTTATTTAACAATACGTGCAGCTGCAGCATCTAGCGCAGCTGATACAGTCTGACGACCTTGTACAGCATTGTTGATTGCAGCACCTTCTGCATACCAGAATTTTGACATTTCAGGTATATTAGGCATTAACTCACCAGTTTGAGCATTTTGCATTGTTGCAGCAATACGAGGATCTGCTTCAAGCTTAGCTTGGAAAGAGTTCAATGCCACAGCACCAAGTGGTTTATCATTATTTACTAACTCAAGACCAGCATCAGTCAATAGATAGTTTTCGATAAACTCTTTTGCAAGCTCTCGGTTAGGGCTCGCAATATTAATACCTGCAGTTAATACACCTACGAATGGTTTCGCTGCTTTACCTTTAAATGTAGGTAAAATTGTTACGCCATAGTTAACGCCACTTTTATCAATATTGCCCCAAGACCAAGGACCATTGATAGTCATCGCTGTTTCACCTGCGTTAAATGCAGATTCAGCAACTGAGTAATCAACATCTGCACTGATCTGTTTGCTAGAAATCATATCAAGTAGGAATTGTAGTGCCGCTTTTGCACCAGGCTCATTTACACCTGTATTTTTAACGTCATAACCACCGTTAGCAAATTTGAATGCGTAACCACCGTCAGCAGCTAGTAAAGGCCATGTGAAGAACGGTTCTTTTAAGTTCCACATGATTGCTGATTTACCATCTTTTTTAAGTTTCGCATCAAGGGCAGCCATCTCTTCCCATGATTTAGGAGGATTAGGTACTAAATCTTTGTTGTAAATCAAAGATAGAGATTCAACAGCGATTGGGTAACCGATATATTTACCGTCATACATTACCGCATCCCAAGTAAAGTCAGCCATTTTACCTTTTAACTCTTTACTTGGTTTAATTTCAGCTAGTAAACCAGCTTTAGCCCAACCACCGAAACGGTCATGAGCCCAGAATACGATATCTGGACCAGCACCAGTCGCTGCTACTTGACCATATTTTTCTTCTAATTTGTCAGGATGTGCAACAATG
This window of the Psychromonas sp. MME1 genome carries:
- the rnc gene encoding ribonuclease III; the encoded protein is MSIKNDELKRLERRIGYTFKDFNLLKQALTHRSALGNHNERLEFLGDSILSFAISTDLYTRFPNVDEGDLSRMRATLVCGKMLAEIGREFVLSDCLILGPGELKSGGFRRDSIIADSVEAIIGAAFLDSDIDTVKGLILGWFDSRLKTIKPGISQKDPKTRLQERLQSRKKALPVYEVIEIKGEAHNQRFTMSCTIEGLPSVMGQGTSRRKAEQVAAEKMLAFLLGAQ
- the lepB gene encoding signal peptidase I translates to MANTFALILVILTFVTGIVWLLDKFIWGPKRVAARQAAQDKVEGVLDEQTLAGIYPENVIIENARSLFPVIAIVFVLRSFLYEPFQIPSGSMMPTLLVGDFILVEKFSYGVKEPVWQNTLIPVGEPKRGDIAVFKYPEDIRVDYIKRVVGLPGDKIVYKDKRLYLVPACEKEKCGNYKAVDTQYIGEQDFADEESMMQVYSEILGEVAHKVLINPLRSDHVAYYYQQADTYAYEWIVPEGNYFVMGDNRDNSKDSRYWGFVPEQNLVGKAVAIWVSFEFYRHRDDFLPTWVPSGIRFDRIGGVK
- the lepA gene encoding translation elongation factor 4, producing MKNIRNFSIIAHIDHGKSTLSDRLISICGGLTVREMEAQVLDSMEIERERGITIKAQSVTLDYKAKDGQTYQLNFIDTPGHVDFSYEVSRSLAACEGALLVVDAGQGVEAQTLANCYTAMEMDLEVVPILNKIDLPAADPIRVAEEIEDIIGIDATEAVHCSAKTGLGVDLVLEEIVRAIPPPVGDLDAPLQALIIDSWFDNYQGVVSLVRIKNGQIKVGDRMKVMSTGQVHLVNKVGYFTPKQKETGILKAGEVGYVISAIKDILGAPVGDTLTLANNEASAPLAGFKRVQPQVYAGLFPVSSDDYESFRDALGKLSINDASLFYEPENSSALGFGFRCGFLGLLHMEIIQERLEREYDLDLITTAPTVIYEVETNDGKVQHVDSPAKLPAINSIKEIREPIAECNILVPQEYLGNVITLCINKRGVQKKMAYHGNQVALTYDIPMGEVVMDFFDRLKSTSRGYASLEYNFIRFELADMVRVDVLINGDRVDALALITHRSNSENYGRDLVEKMKELIPRQMFNIAIQAAIGGKIIARSTVKQLTKNVLAKCYGGDISRKKKLLKKQKEGKKRMKSVGNVDIPQEAFLAVLHIGKDK
- a CDS encoding S9 family peptidase, giving the protein MQTANKRYAPYAPKKRYIHEMHGHQRCDDYFWLRDDKRESADVLNYLKQENAYTEHEMAPLATLQNTLYKEMVARQEPALSTVPYFKNGFYYLSRFDEGKDYPIYSRHEGTMDAADEIYLDCNQRAIGHEYYELGDLTLSSNAMLLAFSEDVISRRQYRLYFKNLQTNEVLDDIIEDVSAVVWANDNKTVFYVKQHPKTLLPYQVYRHTLGDAIENDQLVYQESDESFYVDIYKTRCEQYVVIYIESSTTSECLLLDANYPLQPPQIFLPRSEGHEYRIDHFQGLFYIRTNLSGKNFALQTSRVSVNSDSAHWKTLISAREAVLLEDFELMSDWLVVEERSAGLPQLRQIHYNSGESKLITFNDPAYSVFSHYNPDPNSSKFRYQYTSFTTPTTVYELDLNSGVTEILKQRIVMGGFESGDYKSERITIVARDGTNIPVTLVYRRALFNNHNPILIYGYGSYGHSLDITFSAANLSLLDRGFVYAVAHVRGGEELGRAWYEDARLLKKKNTFNDFIDVTKGLITQNYADPSKVFAMGGSAGGLLMGVVINDAAELYCGIVAAVPFVDIVSTMLDESIPLTTGEYDEWGNPNIEHYYHYMLSYSPYDQVKRQDYPNMLVTTGLHDSNVQYWEPAKWVAKLRALKTDNNQLLLYTDMEAGHGGKSGRFKPFHDTAREFAFLINLACNDNIEQA
- the malG gene encoding maltose ABC transporter permease MalG, yielding MAIVKSKNEQKRVWFAHAFLLIFCATILFPLLMIIAISFREGNFAAGSLIPDNPTLDHWRLALGLSVTNADGTISAPPFPVLSWLWNSVKVAGITSILVVVLSTTSAYAFARMKFAGKKVLLEGMLIFQMFPAVLALVALYALFDKVGDYIPFLGLNTHGGLIFAYLGGIALHVWTIKGYFETIDVSLEEAASLDGATPWQAFRLVLLPLSVPILAVVFILSFVAAVTEVPVASLLLVDVPVENYTLAVGMQQYLHPQNYLWGDFAAAAVLSAIPITVVFMLAQKWLVGGLTAGGNKG
- the malF gene encoding maltose ABC transporter permease MalF, whose amino-acid sequence is MELSIKSENAPSSSANWIKWGLLTLISLIAGYAVVLMYAQDEIVFALVTLVLVSSGVVVFARQDTYAHRYVYPGIAAMFLFIIFPLMYTVGIAFTNYSGANQLTFERVESQFLAQTYEKPGTSYKFDVYILDDEKIQLYLSKGEDVFVTAPLTLSSVEENVNLKVAGDERVGELAKVRFLVQNRSNLSKLKLYTIDEKVLSMQGLRKFSEVVPLYAAADDQGTLINQVDGTTIKPNFEVGNYQGVDANGNFSGQLLTPGFVVNNGWDNFARIFLDKGIQGPFLQIFIWTIIFAGGSVFFTLAVGLVLATVVQWDELKGKAIYRMLLILPYAVPAFISILIFKGLFNQSFGEINGLLNAIFGVQLKWFTEPYLAKAMLLIVNTWLGYPYVMILCMGLLKSIPSDLYEASAIDGAGPLDNFFKITFPLIIKPLTPLLIASFAFNFNNFVLIQLLTNGTPDIIGSSTPAGHTDLLVSYTYRIAFEGGGGQDFGLASAIATIIFLMVAVLAFINLRASKKQQAS
- the malE gene encoding maltose/maltodextrin ABC transporter substrate-binding protein MalE, which gives rise to MKKVLGTLAVSVLVALGSVNVAHAKMDGGKITIWINGDKGYDGLAEVGKKFESDTGIEVIVAHPDKLEEKYGQVAATGAGPDIVFWAHDRFGGWAKAGLLAEIKPSKELKGKMADFTWDAVMYDGKYIGYPIAVESLSLIYNKDLVPNPPKSWEEMAALDAKLKKDGKSAIMWNLKEPFFTWPLLAADGGYAFKFANGGYDVKNTGVNEPGAKAALQFLLDMISSKQISADVDYSVAESAFNAGETAMTINGPWSWGNIDKSGVNYGVTILPTFKGKAAKPFVGVLTAGINIASPNRELAKEFIENYLLTDAGLELVNNDKPLGAVALNSFQAKLEADPRIAATMQNAQTGELMPNIPEMSKFWYAEGAAINNAVQGRQTVSAALDAAAARIVK